The following proteins come from a genomic window of Carassius carassius chromosome 10, fCarCar2.1, whole genome shotgun sequence:
- the LOC132151832 gene encoding transcription factor MafAa, producing MATDLAMSADLPNSPLAIEYVNDFDLMKFEVKKEPPEADRYCHRLPPGSLSSTPISTPCSSVPSSPSFCAPSPGSQPGQNLGNGVNNNNGGNNNNQVSSGKPQLEDLYWIPNYQHHISPEALNLTPEDAVEALIGNAHHHHHHHQPYEGFRGQQYVGEDLSTATNGHHHPVHHHHHHHHGHHAHARLEDRFSDEQLVSMTVRELNRQLRGFSKEEVIRLKQKRRTLKNRGYAQSCRYKRVQQRHILESEKCTLQSQVEQLKQDVARLIKERDLYKEKYEKLASRTFNGGGNTRDPSNGTHGKTTSTEFFM from the coding sequence ATGGCCACCGATCTCGCCATGAGCGCAGATTTGCCCAACAGCCCCCTGGCTATTGAATATGTCAACGACTTCGACCTCATGAAGTTTGAAGTCAAGAAAGAGCCCCCGGAGGCCGACCGCTATTGCCACCGCCTGCCCCCGGGCTCGCTATCCTCCACCCCAATCAGCACACCCTGCTCCTCGGTGCCTTCCTCGCCCAGTTTCTGTGCCCCCAGTCCCGGATCGCAGCCTGGGCAGAACCTCGGAAATGGTGTCAACAATAACAACGGTGGTAACAACAACAACCAAGTCTCATCGGGCAAACCGCAGCTGGAAGATCTCTACTGGATTCCCAACTACCAGCATCACATCAGTCCAGAGGCCCTCAACCTGACGCCCGAGGACGCGGTGGAAGCGCTTATCGGTAACgcgcaccaccaccaccatcaccacCAGCCCTACGAGGGATTTCGCGGTCAGCAATACGTCGGAGAAGACCTCTCGACGGCCACGAACggtcaccaccacccggtgcaccaccaccaccatcatcaccacGGCCACCACGCGCACGCGCGCCTCGAGGACCGCTTCTCAGACGAGCAGCTGGTGAGCATGACAGTGCGCGAGCTCAATCGGCAACTGAGAGGCTTCAGCAAAGAAGAGGTGATCCGTCTCAAGCAGAAACGGCGAACCCTGAAGAACCGCGGCTATGCGCAGTCGTGCCGCTACAAGCGCGTGCAGCAGCGCCACATACTCGAGAGCGAAAAGTGCACGCTTCAGAGCCAGGTGGAGCAACTCAAGCAAGACGTGGCGCGTCTGATCAAAGAGCGGGACCTGTACAAGGAGAAGTACGAAAAGCTCGCGAGCCGAACCTTTAACGGCGGCGGCAACACTCGGGACCCGTCCAATGGCACTCACGGAAAAACCACTTCCACGGAATTCTTCATGTGA